In Paenibacillus sp. BIC5C1, a genomic segment contains:
- the pstB gene encoding phosphate ABC transporter ATP-binding protein PstB, whose translation MHPIIEINKLNLYYGQFQALKDVSIEIPERAITAFIGPSGCGKSTLLRTLNRMNDRIPGTRIEGKVAVGGTDIYSGEVHVETIRKKIGMVFQQPNPFPKSIYDNVAFGPRQHGIHGKKKLDEIVEQSLRSAVLWDEVKDNQKRSALSLSGGQQQRLCIARALAVEPDILLMDEATASLDPVSTFKIEELAHELKERYTIVMVTHNMQQAARVSQQTVFFLNGEVVEYSATQDMFAEPVDSRTQDYISGRFG comes from the coding sequence GTGCACCCAATCATTGAGATCAACAAATTGAATTTATATTACGGTCAGTTTCAGGCACTTAAGGATGTCTCCATTGAAATTCCGGAACGGGCCATTACCGCTTTTATCGGACCGTCCGGCTGTGGCAAATCGACGCTGCTGCGAACCCTCAACCGCATGAATGACCGTATACCCGGAACACGCATCGAAGGGAAAGTGGCCGTAGGTGGGACGGATATCTACAGCGGCGAGGTGCATGTGGAAACCATTCGCAAGAAGATCGGCATGGTTTTTCAGCAGCCGAATCCCTTTCCGAAATCCATCTACGATAATGTGGCCTTCGGCCCACGACAACATGGCATTCATGGCAAAAAGAAGCTGGATGAAATCGTGGAACAGAGCCTGCGTTCTGCTGTCCTGTGGGATGAAGTAAAGGATAACCAGAAGCGTTCCGCGTTAAGTTTATCCGGAGGACAACAGCAGCGCCTCTGCATCGCACGTGCACTGGCAGTGGAACCAGACATTCTGCTGATGGATGAGGCTACGGCTTCGCTTGATCCCGTCTCAACCTTCAAGATCGAAGAGTTGGCCCATGAGTTGAAGGAACGTTATACCATCGTGATGGTCACACACAATATGCAGCAAGCAGCTCGGGTTTCTCAGCAGACGGTGTTTTTCCTGAATGGGGAGGTCGTGGAATACTCCGCTACCCAAGACATGTTCGCCGAGCCCGTCGATTCGCGTACGCAGGACTATATCAGTGGTCGATTTGGTTAA
- the pstA gene encoding phosphate ABC transporter permease PstA has translation MSLKKQANTVPSYSFGKRRGTSTLMDRIFTGMVWGVGIVVILFIVGLLFLLLEKGLPLLSWDFLYGVPSEIEEGGGIGPALFNSFYVLILSLLISIPIGMAAGIYLAEFAPNNKLMEIVRICVEGLSSVPSIIFGLFGIALFVEFFEIGLTILGAAVSLAFLNLPVLTRVTEESVRAVPVELRNASFALGSTHLQTIRNVLLPVAVNGIMTGICLTAGRAFGESAVIILTAGVSTSGEMWDFNLLSPGGTLAVHLWYIQSEAIVPDAEEIAQKTTAVLIFVALLINILFRVPIWLNARKNQA, from the coding sequence ATGAGTTTGAAGAAACAGGCGAACACGGTCCCTTCTTATTCGTTTGGCAAACGCAGAGGTACATCCACGCTGATGGACCGGATTTTTACGGGCATGGTATGGGGTGTAGGGATTGTCGTCATTTTATTCATTGTTGGACTGTTATTTCTTCTTTTGGAAAAAGGGTTGCCTTTGCTAAGCTGGGACTTTCTATATGGTGTTCCAAGCGAGATTGAAGAAGGAGGAGGGATTGGGCCGGCGCTGTTCAACTCGTTCTATGTGCTGATTCTATCCCTTCTGATCTCCATTCCCATCGGTATGGCGGCCGGGATTTACCTGGCGGAATTTGCCCCAAACAACAAACTCATGGAGATCGTGCGGATTTGCGTGGAGGGACTATCATCTGTTCCATCCATCATCTTTGGATTGTTTGGTATTGCCCTGTTTGTGGAGTTCTTCGAGATAGGTCTTACGATTCTGGGCGCCGCTGTCAGCCTTGCCTTTCTGAATTTGCCTGTGCTGACCAGGGTAACCGAGGAATCGGTCCGGGCGGTTCCAGTTGAACTTCGTAATGCGTCCTTTGCACTTGGCTCCACCCATTTGCAGACGATCCGTAATGTATTGCTGCCGGTGGCTGTAAACGGGATCATGACAGGCATTTGCCTCACGGCAGGTCGGGCATTCGGTGAGAGTGCCGTCATTATTCTGACCGCAGGGGTGTCTACATCCGGGGAAATGTGGGACTTCAATTTGCTATCACCGGGAGGAACCCTTGCTGTGCATCTGTGGTACATTCAATCCGAAGCAATTGTGCCGGATGCCGAGGAAATTGCGCAAAAGACAACGGCTGTGTTGATCTTTGTGGCTTTGCTCATTAATATTCTGTTCCGTGTGCCAATTTGGCTGAATGCACGCAAAAATCAAGCTTGA
- the pstC gene encoding phosphate ABC transporter permease subunit PstC — MIDLNPSTNSPAPSELGPSIGKAPGSGTRFDRKARLRWSNKLFRMICIGSTLFVCLVLLCILVLMLRTGVLTFADVSLSEFFFSTNWDPENEHYGALTFILGTLALTGLTMLFAIPISVIIAVFLAEMTPKWLRHILRPVLDLLVGIPSVVYGFLGLTILIPWLRDISGHDLADGLLAASIVLTIMVLPTISRISDDAISAVPNKYRDAAYALGTNRFQTITRVVLPAARGGIMYAVILGMTRAIGETMAVVMVIGNTAQLANSLFTPTAVLTSNIVMQISSVEFDSTWNHGLYMMGFILLAISILMIVAVRMLQKKGGRYS; from the coding sequence ATGATCGATTTAAATCCATCCACGAACAGCCCTGCTCCGAGTGAGCTTGGTCCAAGCATTGGCAAGGCTCCCGGATCGGGAACCCGTTTTGACCGTAAGGCGCGTTTAAGATGGTCCAATAAACTGTTTCGCATGATCTGTATTGGCAGTACATTGTTCGTTTGTCTGGTTCTGTTATGCATTCTGGTTCTTATGCTTCGTACGGGCGTTCTGACCTTTGCGGATGTTTCGCTCAGCGAATTCTTTTTCTCTACCAACTGGGACCCGGAAAATGAGCATTACGGCGCACTGACCTTTATTCTGGGAACGCTGGCACTGACGGGGCTCACGATGCTGTTTGCCATTCCAATCTCCGTCATCATTGCTGTGTTTCTGGCCGAAATGACGCCAAAATGGCTTCGCCATATTCTGCGACCCGTATTGGATCTGTTGGTGGGTATTCCTTCTGTGGTATACGGTTTCTTGGGACTGACGATTCTCATCCCCTGGCTTAGGGATATCAGTGGACATGATCTGGCGGATGGTTTGCTCGCAGCGTCCATCGTTCTGACGATTATGGTGCTGCCTACCATTAGCCGGATCAGTGATGATGCCATATCTGCTGTACCGAACAAATACCGGGATGCAGCGTACGCACTGGGTACGAACCGATTTCAAACCATAACTCGTGTGGTCTTGCCTGCTGCAAGAGGCGGAATCATGTACGCCGTCATTCTCGGGATGACTCGTGCCATTGGAGAGACGATGGCGGTGGTGATGGTCATCGGCAATACGGCGCAGCTCGCGAACAGTCTGTTCACGCCAACAGCCGTGCTGACAAGTAATATCGTTATGCAAATCTCAAGTGTCGAATTCGATTCCACCTGGAATCACGGACTTTACATGATGGGCTTTATCCTGCTTGCCATTTCCATCCTGATGATTGTAGCCGTAAGAATGCTTCAGAAGAAAGGGGGACGCTACTCATGA
- a CDS encoding phosphate ABC transporter substrate-binding protein, producing the protein MKKWIKPFTAMLMAVSLIGGLGGATTASAAKSTEKGKIVINGSSALLPLTLQAASEFKKDNPKVKISASAAGSITGPQSVRKGIADIGAVDWDASKDVPGFKKFDGLVANPVAVTVFTAVVNTNVGVSNLTTKQLQDIFSGKVTNWKEVGGSDANIVVVNRKFGSGTRVNFQQKALDGKDFMSKGDNYKEVGSSGDMKTTIETTPNAIGYIDLPYVTSKMKAVSINGVAPTEKNVLNKTYKVWGIGYYMTKGQPTGATKAFIEYIQSSKFQNGSLKKLKFIPLAAVK; encoded by the coding sequence ATGAAAAAATGGATCAAACCCTTCACAGCAATGCTTATGGCTGTATCTCTGATTGGTGGACTGGGTGGCGCAACGACAGCATCAGCTGCCAAGAGCACAGAGAAAGGTAAAATCGTCATTAACGGTTCCTCCGCATTACTTCCGCTGACACTTCAGGCAGCCAGCGAATTCAAAAAGGATAATCCAAAAGTTAAAATCTCGGCTTCCGCAGCAGGTTCCATCACAGGTCCCCAATCCGTTCGTAAAGGGATCGCGGACATTGGGGCTGTAGACTGGGATGCATCCAAAGATGTACCTGGCTTCAAGAAATTTGATGGCTTGGTAGCCAATCCGGTAGCTGTAACAGTGTTCACGGCTGTCGTTAATACCAATGTGGGTGTAAGCAATCTGACAACAAAACAACTGCAGGACATCTTCTCCGGCAAAGTGACAAACTGGAAGGAAGTCGGCGGATCGGATGCCAACATCGTTGTAGTTAACCGTAAATTTGGTTCCGGTACACGGGTTAACTTCCAACAAAAAGCACTGGATGGCAAGGACTTCATGAGCAAAGGGGACAACTACAAAGAGGTTGGCTCCAGCGGTGATATGAAAACAACGATTGAAACAACACCAAATGCAATCGGTTATATTGACCTTCCGTATGTAACTAGCAAAATGAAGGCTGTATCCATCAATGGCGTAGCACCAACAGAGAAAAACGTCCTGAACAAAACATACAAAGTATGGGGTATTGGATATTACATGACCAAAGGTCAACCTACGGGAGCAACGAAAGCGTTCATCGAGTATATCCAAAGCAGCAAGTTCCAGAACGGTTCCCTGAAAAAACTGAAATTCATTCCGCTTGCTGCCGTTAAATAA
- a CDS encoding stalk domain-containing protein, with protein sequence MKKVLVVSMVATVLGTSVVSAVSAAPAVKPAANAAQVQNSTLTINGNSVIVRSIVKNGETLVSLRDVIKAIGAQAEVHSGTTVIKLNDHSVTLQNNSKQIVVDDVKVNLNQPVTIIGGTSYIALRPLVSGVGGTIVKRNGLLEISTVSLIDEVENPRFAGADKLIVSKSDNNGRNDYLVNTTSGKYELLLTTDGGSDLVISPSGDQAAYTNAEGAVYVIDLKTKASKLITSDNSIKPELVWSADGSAIYFLQGDKGSVIAKLNLADGAITKVVEDKVDYKENLNVSADGKKFIYTVTTLGTVTSDTTNVDEDNVSIDFSSNQQQIFSYNTGDSKPEAVKLTTSTDDKVFVWSADGQKAYYVSVPSEDGKASLLSVDSSQKSTPVYTEYDVEQAILSGGILYVLAAQDDNNSVILSIDPVTGKQTKLYTVSSDVSSIAVAGSQISVVENGRVLVQAGGSWRAVTK encoded by the coding sequence ATGAAAAAAGTGTTAGTGGTGTCCATGGTAGCAACAGTGTTAGGTACTTCTGTGGTTAGTGCAGTATCGGCTGCTCCTGCAGTGAAACCTGCGGCTAATGCAGCTCAGGTGCAAAATTCCACGCTTACAATAAACGGTAACAGCGTCATCGTTCGTTCCATCGTTAAAAATGGGGAGACACTTGTGTCACTTCGTGATGTGATCAAAGCCATCGGCGCACAAGCCGAAGTACATAGCGGAACGACGGTGATCAAGCTGAATGATCACAGCGTGACGCTCCAAAACAATAGCAAACAAATTGTGGTAGATGACGTCAAAGTGAATCTGAATCAACCGGTTACCATCATCGGTGGTACAAGTTACATCGCTCTTCGTCCACTGGTGTCGGGCGTTGGCGGTACGATTGTCAAGCGAAACGGACTGCTTGAGATCAGTACGGTATCCTTGATCGATGAAGTCGAGAATCCTCGTTTTGCCGGAGCGGATAAGCTGATTGTTTCCAAGAGCGACAACAATGGCAGAAACGATTATCTCGTGAATACAACAAGCGGCAAATATGAGTTGTTGCTAACGACAGACGGTGGATCGGATCTCGTTATTTCGCCAAGTGGTGATCAAGCGGCTTATACGAATGCCGAAGGAGCCGTTTATGTTATTGATCTGAAGACCAAGGCTTCCAAACTGATCACGAGTGACAACAGCATCAAGCCTGAGTTGGTTTGGTCTGCTGACGGGAGTGCAATCTACTTCCTGCAAGGAGATAAAGGGTCTGTGATTGCCAAGCTGAATCTGGCGGATGGCGCGATTACGAAAGTGGTCGAAGACAAGGTGGATTATAAGGAAAACCTGAATGTTTCTGCTGACGGCAAGAAATTCATCTATACCGTAACAACACTTGGTACCGTAACTTCGGATACAACCAATGTGGATGAAGACAATGTCTCCATTGATTTCTCATCCAATCAACAGCAAATATTTTCGTATAACACAGGAGATTCAAAACCGGAGGCTGTGAAGCTTACAACATCAACCGACGACAAGGTATTTGTATGGTCTGCTGACGGACAAAAGGCCTACTACGTGAGTGTACCTTCCGAAGACGGTAAAGCATCGTTGCTGTCTGTGGATTCATCCCAAAAGTCTACGCCGGTGTACACCGAGTACGATGTAGAACAAGCTATTCTGTCAGGTGGAATCTTGTATGTACTGGCAGCCCAGGATGACAACAACAGCGTGATCCTTTCGATCGACCCGGTAACTGGAAAACAAACCAAGTTGTATACCGTATCTTCCGATGTATCATCCATCGCGGTTGCCGGATCACAGATCTCTGTGGTTGAGAACGGCCGAGTACTGGTACAAGCTGGCGGAAGCTGGAGAGCCGTTACGAAGTAA
- a CDS encoding response regulator — translation MQAYLVDDEPHALNMLEMFLTRTGKVHVAGRAANGFDALVALRNIHPDIWFLDIEMPGMSGLELAANIHEVEPDAMIVFTTAYDQYAVAAFEHEALDYLLKPIEMERLSRTIERLTKEKNRPTDHVVVKTDNTDKLFVQLLGTFRVAITNGKTMMWRTAKEKELFAYLLLNNPATSAVHRDRIIEKLWPDEPYEKAKIYLHTCVSLLRKNLRNVGIEHLLRYKSEHYILDKERIRADVYDFLDISFRMEQEDMPISLIEQTLHLYLDELLPQEDYPWIVELSHKLEQISLELKLKLSEKYLDSRNGRKAAEAAERAISQSPYEEEAYRRAMQAYLYMGKHDHVLRIYRNLKERLTELNIQPSFLTRQLYEQIEV, via the coding sequence ATGCAAGCGTATTTGGTGGATGACGAGCCGCATGCTTTGAATATGCTGGAAATGTTCCTTACTCGAACAGGTAAAGTACACGTCGCAGGGCGTGCGGCTAATGGCTTTGATGCGCTTGTGGCACTTCGGAACATTCACCCGGATATCTGGTTTCTGGATATTGAGATGCCAGGAATGAGCGGATTGGAGTTGGCAGCGAACATACACGAAGTGGAACCGGACGCCATGATCGTGTTCACGACTGCCTATGATCAGTATGCTGTGGCCGCTTTCGAGCATGAAGCGCTGGATTACCTGCTCAAACCCATCGAGATGGAGCGCTTGTCACGGACCATTGAGCGATTGACAAAGGAGAAGAACAGACCCACGGATCACGTTGTCGTCAAGACTGATAATACGGACAAGTTGTTTGTCCAATTGCTTGGAACATTCCGTGTTGCAATCACAAATGGAAAGACGATGATGTGGCGAACAGCCAAAGAGAAGGAGCTTTTTGCGTATTTGCTGCTGAATAACCCTGCCACAAGTGCAGTTCACCGGGATCGTATTATCGAAAAGTTATGGCCGGATGAACCTTATGAGAAAGCCAAAATTTATTTGCACACCTGTGTGAGCCTGTTGCGAAAAAATTTGCGGAACGTTGGTATTGAACATTTGTTGAGATATAAAAGTGAGCACTATATCCTGGATAAGGAACGAATCAGAGCAGACGTATATGATTTTCTGGACATTTCGTTCAGGATGGAGCAAGAAGATATGCCGATATCTCTAATCGAGCAAACCTTACATTTGTATCTGGACGAACTGTTACCTCAGGAGGATTACCCATGGATAGTGGAGCTAAGTCATAAGCTGGAGCAAATTTCACTGGAACTTAAGCTGAAACTTTCCGAGAAATATCTGGATTCACGTAACGGCAGAAAAGCAGCAGAGGCAGCAGAACGTGCAATCAGTCAATCGCCATATGAAGAAGAAGCCTATCGTCGTGCCATGCAGGCGTACTTGTACATGGGTAAACACGACCATGTGCTGCGGATCTATCGCAATCTCAAAGAAAGATTGACTGAGCTTAACATTCAACCCTCCTTTCTCACGAGACAGTTATATGAACAGATTGAGGTCTGA
- a CDS encoding histidine kinase: MTMLLALVVVLQIGGGRGAPVAKQGTLELADFSWTSHTIIPLDGEWEFYPEQLLSPQQIHLTRIKPIMMQVPGNWDEDVINQGYPMSGKGYGTYRLIVRNLPQGEQLAIAKRYVRFADAMYLDGQQMSRSGLPSTSAASYIPRNEPYTIYFHTKQAELEIVLQVANFDFRSGGIYNSIELGYASQIERRTMIQSGLELFIMGIVVIFGLLFFYLYLRLHRDRIQLLYALFFLGFAVIVVTNGERLLLQLAPGIPFEFAFKMKYAAVYGVSVIVSMITWKLAPGLGQTIRRWLQLPSVLLALYVALIMISPFRVYSSIQEGMYIVNLLSYAVAFAVILHHYVLKKYESKSRSQLQLLITCIWLMLVNYVLGILVTWYPVSQILLNCTTLVILSVFAVLLIYQYVGAYDAMQRLTQQLQLSDKVKDEFLLLTSHELNSPLHSIIHLSRSLLGTSLRRTNETEIRSKLQLIRNTSYRMSNLVNDLIDMSRFRDGNMKIAVGTVDLVSCLSLVTEVLGFLATGKGIVMVRRLELEARYVMADESRLLQVLYNLVYHMIGQHSHRELVFECERHQERVRIILRFEAYTEQFTRLGREDRADLQSMQNGSAGLSVSAELVGIMGGRLTVNDATESIQIELPSAENAGMESVTETAVSQETYVEDLSELPSSNASAAILIATTDLVDMEHLNTLLSTEGFQVSFADSDIEVQSLLASGKLPDLVIVDAMLPAVTGYKVCKQIRLEFSQVELPVLFINMRSTPADIEACIKAGGNDFITRPLDAGEILVRVHTLLGMKRLVKEAANNEMAFLRSQIKPHFLYNALGTIMSLCFTDGPRAGELLGSFSRYLRILFHLDNSEELIPLSKEMELIQAYVEIEQERFGSRLQVELDVDRSLNSCKVMPLLIEPLVENAIRHGVSKKIDGGTVRLFIRKCENRVQVVVEDDGIGMSPEQVASILERGHAEQGIGLQNVQRRLKHMNGQAPVIQSEQGHGTKITIEFPYQ; encoded by the coding sequence ATGACAATGCTGCTCGCACTCGTGGTTGTGTTGCAGATCGGGGGTGGACGAGGGGCGCCTGTTGCCAAGCAGGGGACTCTGGAGTTGGCAGACTTCTCATGGACAAGCCATACCATTATTCCACTGGATGGAGAATGGGAATTCTATCCTGAGCAGCTGCTCTCACCACAGCAGATCCATCTAACGCGTATCAAGCCCATCATGATGCAAGTGCCTGGGAACTGGGATGAGGATGTGATTAATCAAGGCTATCCAATGAGCGGGAAGGGATATGGGACCTATCGCCTGATTGTGCGGAATTTGCCTCAGGGGGAGCAGCTGGCAATTGCCAAACGATATGTTCGATTCGCGGATGCGATGTATCTGGATGGGCAGCAGATGAGCCGATCAGGGCTTCCGAGCACGTCTGCGGCATCCTATATACCACGCAATGAGCCATATACGATTTATTTTCATACGAAACAAGCAGAGCTCGAAATTGTGTTACAGGTAGCTAATTTTGATTTTCGCAGCGGTGGCATCTACAACTCGATTGAACTGGGGTATGCCAGTCAGATTGAAAGAAGAACGATGATTCAGTCTGGACTGGAGCTGTTCATCATGGGGATTGTAGTCATCTTTGGTTTGCTGTTTTTCTATCTCTATCTTCGTCTGCATCGTGATCGCATTCAGTTGCTTTACGCGCTATTTTTCTTGGGTTTTGCCGTCATTGTGGTGACGAATGGGGAGCGTCTGTTATTACAGCTTGCGCCGGGAATTCCCTTTGAGTTCGCCTTTAAAATGAAATATGCAGCGGTATATGGTGTATCCGTCATTGTTAGCATGATTACATGGAAACTGGCCCCTGGGCTGGGGCAAACGATCAGAAGATGGCTGCAGCTGCCAAGTGTTCTGCTTGCTCTATACGTCGCCCTGATCATGATATCTCCATTTCGAGTGTATTCCTCCATTCAGGAAGGCATGTATATCGTTAACCTGTTGTCTTATGCTGTAGCCTTTGCTGTCATTCTGCATCACTATGTTCTGAAGAAATATGAGAGCAAGAGTCGTTCCCAGTTACAACTTCTCATCACATGTATCTGGCTTATGCTTGTAAATTACGTTCTTGGCATCCTCGTAACGTGGTATCCGGTGAGTCAGATTCTACTTAATTGTACAACATTAGTAATTTTGAGTGTCTTCGCCGTGCTCCTGATCTATCAATATGTCGGAGCTTATGATGCAATGCAGCGGCTTACGCAACAGCTTCAATTATCGGACAAGGTAAAGGATGAGTTTTTGCTGCTGACATCGCATGAACTGAACTCTCCGCTTCACAGCATCATTCATTTATCCCGTTCTCTTCTAGGAACGTCGTTGAGACGCACGAATGAGACCGAAATTCGAAGTAAGCTTCAACTCATACGCAATACATCATACCGGATGTCCAATCTTGTGAATGATCTGATCGATATGTCGCGATTTAGAGACGGCAATATGAAGATTGCGGTGGGCACTGTTGATCTGGTATCCTGCCTTTCTTTGGTCACTGAGGTGCTCGGGTTTCTGGCTACGGGAAAAGGAATCGTTATGGTACGCAGGCTGGAGCTTGAGGCCCGCTATGTTATGGCAGATGAGAGCCGTCTGCTGCAAGTGCTGTACAACCTTGTTTATCATATGATTGGTCAGCATAGTCACAGGGAGCTGGTATTCGAGTGCGAGCGGCATCAAGAGCGAGTGCGGATTATACTTCGTTTCGAGGCATACACGGAACAGTTTACCCGATTGGGGAGAGAAGACCGCGCTGATTTACAGAGTATGCAGAACGGTTCAGCAGGCTTGTCTGTTTCAGCAGAGCTTGTCGGCATTATGGGGGGGCGGCTTACGGTCAACGATGCAACAGAATCAATTCAGATCGAGCTTCCATCCGCAGAAAATGCTGGCATGGAGAGCGTTACTGAGACTGCAGTATCTCAGGAAACGTACGTAGAGGATTTATCGGAATTGCCATCTAGCAACGCTTCAGCAGCCATATTAATTGCAACAACCGATCTTGTGGACATGGAGCACTTGAATACATTACTTTCTACAGAAGGTTTTCAGGTTAGCTTTGCGGACTCCGACATAGAGGTGCAATCATTACTTGCAAGCGGTAAGCTGCCTGATCTCGTCATCGTGGATGCAATGCTGCCTGCGGTTACAGGTTATAAGGTGTGTAAACAGATTCGGCTGGAATTCAGCCAGGTGGAGCTGCCGGTTCTGTTTATCAACATGCGCAGTACACCAGCGGATATTGAGGCATGCATTAAGGCAGGAGGCAACGATTTTATTACACGTCCGCTGGATGCGGGAGAGATTCTGGTCCGAGTACATACCTTGCTCGGTATGAAACGACTGGTGAAGGAAGCTGCGAACAACGAAATGGCGTTTCTTCGTTCACAGATCAAACCGCATTTTCTGTATAATGCCTTGGGAACGATTATGTCGTTATGTTTCACAGACGGGCCCAGAGCGGGAGAGCTGTTAGGCAGCTTCAGTCGTTATTTGCGAATTCTTTTTCATCTGGATAACTCGGAGGAGTTGATTCCGCTCAGCAAGGAGATGGAGTTGATTCAGGCCTATGTGGAGATTGAGCAGGAGCGCTTCGGTTCACGTCTTCAGGTTGAGTTGGATGTGGACAGATCACTGAATTCCTGTAAAGTGATGCCACTCCTCATCGAACCGCTGGTGGAGAATGCTATCCGGCATGGGGTGTCGAAAAAGATTGATGGAGGAACGGTGCGGTTATTCATCCGAAAATGTGAAAATCGGGTTCAAGTGGTGGTTGAGGATGATGGGATCGGCATGTCTCCTGAGCAGGTCGCAAGTATTCTGGAAAGAGGCCATGCCGAACAGGGAATTGGCTTGCAAAATGTACAGAGGCGACTGAAACACATGAACGGACAAGCACCTGTGATCCAGAGTGAACAAGGTCACGGGACGAAGATAACGATTGAATTCCCATACCAATAA